One Brachybacterium kimchii genomic window carries:
- a CDS encoding ABC transporter permease → MTESNLALPTVPPPLERTYAPEWVESTAQQNDLERMGVRPSLREYIPELWKRRTFIRVLAVSKAQAKNQNTYLGQVWALLTPVLNAAVYTIIFGFILKVGRAGIDNTIAFIVVGVFMFRFFEMSLQAGSKAIRSNMNLVRSVHFPRAVLPIAGVAAELTTLVPALVVMCVIAYLSGLLPNEGDVPLEPRWLLLIPAVLLLWCFCTGCAFIMARLVAQTPDVDNLIPFGTRILMYVSGVIFSIDHFLGKFSWGWIMEYQPVAVFLEIARSAILAEPSAPLDPMKWVVGVGWAIVFLVGGFLYFWQGEETYGRN, encoded by the coding sequence TTGACTGAAAGCAACCTGGCGCTCCCCACGGTGCCCCCTCCGCTCGAGCGCACCTACGCTCCGGAGTGGGTGGAGTCCACGGCGCAGCAGAACGATCTCGAGCGGATGGGCGTGCGCCCGTCCCTGCGCGAGTACATCCCGGAGCTCTGGAAGCGCCGCACCTTCATCCGTGTGCTCGCGGTGTCCAAGGCGCAGGCGAAGAACCAGAACACCTACCTGGGCCAGGTCTGGGCTCTGCTGACGCCCGTCCTCAACGCCGCCGTGTACACAATCATCTTCGGCTTCATCCTGAAAGTGGGACGTGCGGGGATCGACAACACGATCGCCTTCATCGTGGTCGGCGTGTTCATGTTCCGCTTCTTCGAGATGTCTCTCCAGGCGGGATCGAAGGCCATTCGCTCCAATATGAACCTGGTGCGCTCGGTGCACTTCCCACGCGCGGTCCTCCCGATCGCCGGCGTGGCAGCAGAGTTGACCACGCTCGTCCCGGCCCTCGTCGTGATGTGCGTGATCGCGTACCTCTCGGGGCTGCTGCCCAACGAGGGCGACGTCCCCCTCGAGCCGCGCTGGCTGCTGCTGATCCCGGCCGTGCTGCTGCTGTGGTGCTTCTGCACGGGCTGCGCGTTCATCATGGCGAGGCTCGTCGCGCAGACCCCCGATGTCGACAACCTGATCCCCTTCGGCACGCGCATTCTCATGTACGTCTCGGGAGTGATCTTCTCGATCGACCACTTCCTCGGAAAGTTCTCGTGGGGCTGGATCATGGAGTACCAGCCCGTCGCGGTGTTCCTCGAGATCGCGCGCTCCGCGATCCTCGCCGAGCCCTCCGCCCCGCTCGACCCAATGAAGTGGGTTGTCGGCGTGGGCTGGGCGATCGTGTTCCTCGTGGGAGGGTTCCTCTACTTCTGGCAGGGGGAAGAGACTTATGGCCGCAATTGA
- a CDS encoding DUF4194 domain-containing protein, whose protein sequence is MTSPASPAAAASSNPSGSASSPDDPDAPTTSGLGALVDESRRVLVALLQGPFVDGRREPQRYGQLLRDRAAIEARLADMFLELVLDDDAQVAFVRQSEADPDAPKLLRRLSGLNRLDSVLLLVLRQMLLTQSSRGQRAVVSEAEIQQALAAYRRSTSTDEAGFAKEVRASITKIQRAGLLEEQGDSFEVSPVLRLMIGPDTAREFIALYREAGAGGLADPEDDDPEDVDAEDVGPEDVDAEDVGQDDVDIEGADTEDGHAADDLDAGATDGFGGAAVSGTDAEGESADGAIDPADGDEGR, encoded by the coding sequence ATGACATCCCCCGCCTCGCCCGCCGCCGCGGCCTCCTCGAACCCCTCGGGCTCGGCCTCCTCGCCGGACGACCCGGACGCGCCCACCACCTCCGGCCTGGGCGCGCTCGTCGACGAGTCCCGCCGCGTCCTCGTCGCCCTGCTGCAGGGGCCCTTCGTCGACGGTCGGCGTGAGCCCCAGCGCTACGGCCAGCTGCTGCGGGACCGGGCGGCCATCGAGGCCCGGCTCGCCGACATGTTCCTCGAGCTGGTCCTGGACGACGACGCCCAGGTCGCCTTCGTGCGCCAGAGCGAGGCCGACCCCGACGCCCCCAAGCTGCTGCGCCGCCTCTCCGGCCTGAACCGTCTGGACTCGGTGCTGCTGCTGGTGCTGCGCCAGATGCTGCTCACCCAGTCCTCCCGCGGTCAGCGCGCGGTGGTCTCCGAGGCGGAGATCCAGCAGGCGCTCGCCGCCTACCGCCGCTCCACCTCGACCGACGAGGCCGGCTTCGCCAAGGAGGTGCGCGCCTCCATCACCAAGATCCAGCGCGCGGGCCTGCTCGAGGAGCAGGGCGACTCCTTCGAGGTCTCCCCGGTGCTGCGCCTGATGATCGGCCCCGACACCGCCCGCGAGTTCATCGCCCTGTACCGCGAGGCAGGGGCCGGCGGCCTCGCCGACCCCGAGGACGATGACCCCGAGGACGTCGACGCGGAGGATGTCGGCCCGGAGGACGTCGACGCGGAGGATGTGGGCCAGGACGACGTCGACATCGAGGGCGCCGATACGGAGGACGGGCACGCCGCGGACGATCTCGACGCGGGGGCCACTGACGGCTTCGGCGGCGCCGCCGTGTCCGGGACCGACGCCGAGGGCGAGAGTGCGGACGGCGCGATCGACCCTGCGGACGGGGACGAGGGGCGCTGA
- a CDS encoding glycosyltransferase — MTFKYEPRFEEGLASREGDIVLPEGSSAINIYRDMRAPLTKDSHADWSRAEDEDTHGLTWSTSTNGDTTRIEYFDLSGRLVKHRELRDDEPLRTVLYRDGKPSVQREYEDTGACGRELSLDPVTGNVSEERYFTPDGICYVTRHLDPESGRQLGVYCHDPSTGRSTRYAHNIPWHAAWLTKILEESQPRPLAIAQHPTAMRKLLDTDPKLSSRLFLAHVNQFQPPYTLGSPIREDYVKPFERVSEMPVVLALTAKQAADYRATFGAENCDPIVIPNVIRDRRSSTSIRKVRGRVGVVCRLHAEQKRVDDLLRAWVQVVAAVPAAHLEIGGDGGARRSLEQLASELGLQESVTFHGWVPDGADLMASCILTASAARWEGLPLSIGESLAAETPVVAYDINYGPSDLIRDGRDGLLVPDGDVDRLAHGIIKLLKHPRSAAKMGRSASRRMAEEYSMEAIAPKWKAAFEVADRRS, encoded by the coding sequence GTGACATTCAAGTACGAGCCCAGATTCGAGGAGGGGCTCGCCTCCCGCGAGGGGGACATCGTGCTCCCCGAGGGGTCGTCCGCGATCAACATCTACCGCGACATGCGCGCACCGCTGACCAAGGATTCCCACGCCGACTGGTCGCGCGCCGAGGACGAGGACACCCATGGGCTCACCTGGAGCACCTCCACGAACGGGGACACGACCCGCATCGAGTACTTCGATCTCAGCGGCCGCCTCGTCAAGCACCGTGAGCTGCGCGACGATGAGCCGCTCAGGACGGTCCTGTACCGGGACGGAAAGCCGTCGGTGCAGCGCGAGTACGAGGACACGGGCGCGTGCGGACGCGAGCTCTCCCTCGACCCAGTGACCGGAAACGTGTCTGAGGAGCGCTACTTCACGCCCGATGGCATCTGCTACGTGACACGCCACCTGGACCCGGAGAGCGGGCGCCAGCTCGGCGTCTACTGCCACGACCCGAGCACGGGCCGGTCGACCCGCTACGCCCATAACATCCCATGGCACGCCGCGTGGCTGACCAAGATCCTCGAGGAGTCCCAGCCCCGCCCGCTGGCGATCGCCCAGCATCCGACCGCCATGCGCAAGCTGCTGGACACCGACCCGAAGCTGTCCAGCAGACTCTTCCTCGCCCACGTCAACCAGTTCCAACCCCCCTACACTCTCGGTTCCCCGATCCGCGAGGACTATGTCAAGCCGTTCGAACGGGTATCCGAGATGCCCGTGGTGCTCGCTCTGACGGCGAAGCAGGCGGCGGACTACCGCGCCACGTTCGGAGCGGAGAACTGCGACCCGATCGTCATCCCGAACGTGATCCGGGACCGCAGGTCCTCGACCTCGATCCGCAAGGTGCGCGGACGGGTAGGGGTCGTGTGCCGCTTGCACGCCGAGCAGAAGCGTGTGGACGATCTCCTCCGCGCCTGGGTCCAGGTCGTCGCGGCGGTCCCCGCCGCGCACCTGGAGATCGGCGGTGACGGAGGCGCCCGCAGGTCTCTCGAGCAGCTCGCCTCGGAGTTGGGCCTTCAGGAGAGCGTCACCTTCCACGGGTGGGTGCCCGACGGCGCGGACCTCATGGCCAGCTGCATCCTGACCGCCTCCGCCGCGAGGTGGGAAGGCTTGCCGCTCTCGATCGGCGAGTCGCTCGCGGCGGAGACGCCCGTGGTGGCATACGACATCAACTACGGCCCCTCGGACCTCATCCGCGACGGCCGGGACGGTCTCCTCGTCCCCGACGGGGACGTCGATCGACTCGCGCACGGGATCATCAAACTGCTCAAACATCCGCGATCTGCCGCGAAGATGGGCCGCTCCGCGTCGCGACGGATGGCTGAGGAGTACTCCATGGAGGCGATCGCCCCCAAATGGAAGGCGGCGTTCGAGGTCGCGGACCGGCGCAGCTGA
- a CDS encoding ABC transporter ATP-binding protein has protein sequence MAAIETDEDDFEVDAEDLDNTPVHESESDRLSLLVNDLHITYRVFGAKKVGAGPARKQTALQKFLSRGASQQNVREVKAVRGISFSARHGESIGIIGVNGSGKSTLLRAIAGLIPPAQGSVYVAGDPALLGVNAVLMGDLSGERNIMIGGLALGLTQQQVRERYQDVVDFAEIGEFVNMPMKSYSSGMGARLRFAISASAVPDILMIDEALSTGDAAFRAKSKARVNEVREAAGTVFLVSHSLATVKSMCERVLWVHKGQLVMDGPADEVCHRYKQFVNESKRYAQQLAAQHKATS, from the coding sequence ATGGCCGCAATTGAGACCGACGAGGACGACTTCGAGGTCGACGCCGAGGACCTCGACAACACCCCGGTCCACGAGAGCGAGTCCGACCGGCTCTCACTGCTGGTGAACGACCTGCACATCACCTACCGCGTCTTCGGCGCGAAGAAGGTGGGAGCAGGCCCCGCACGGAAGCAGACCGCTCTGCAGAAGTTTCTCAGCCGAGGTGCGTCTCAGCAGAACGTGCGCGAGGTGAAGGCGGTGCGCGGCATCTCCTTCAGCGCCCGCCACGGCGAATCCATCGGCATCATCGGCGTGAACGGGTCGGGCAAGTCGACCTTGCTGCGTGCGATCGCCGGGCTGATCCCCCCGGCCCAGGGCTCGGTGTACGTGGCCGGCGACCCGGCGCTTCTCGGCGTGAACGCCGTGCTCATGGGAGACCTGAGCGGTGAACGCAACATCATGATCGGCGGCCTCGCGCTGGGTCTGACACAGCAACAGGTGCGCGAGCGCTACCAGGACGTCGTCGACTTCGCCGAGATCGGCGAGTTCGTGAACATGCCGATGAAGTCCTACTCCTCGGGCATGGGTGCGCGCCTGCGCTTCGCGATCTCCGCGAGTGCTGTCCCTGACATCCTGATGATCGATGAGGCACTGTCCACGGGCGATGCCGCGTTCCGCGCCAAGAGCAAGGCGCGCGTCAACGAGGTGCGCGAGGCCGCCGGTACGGTGTTCCTGGTCAGCCACTCCCTCGCGACAGTGAAGAGCATGTGCGAGCGCGTGCTCTGGGTGCACAAGGGCCAGCTGGTCATGGACGGTCCGGCCGACGAGGTCTGCCACCGCTACAAGCAGTTCGTCAACGAGTCCAAGCGATATGCCCAGCAGCTGGCCGCCCAGCACAAGGCGACGTCGTGA
- a CDS encoding CDP-glycerol glycerophosphotransferase family protein yields the protein MTQTESKNPSAERHRMVMPWQRMAGLRRRLTQTTVAIVPLALLAMGVHPAIAVIPAIYPFFILIRRGYRRLRRHVGRTALAGEHGIRLLLGLLPLGICWAQGTTGPLGWVTTFLFALVPLSEPVVTRVAPGRKLRVANLPGIPDHRGPAFPVNLVLVVDLALTALASLLLLVHVPAGALVPLPLIALAIAGYHALDSFRRVRDSVNADNNLYGAVEALAPKFVLYYGVPAGSAYQVGMWIEYLERIGEPFIVVLRKTSAFREITRLTDAPVVVRTNIWQLDDVITPSITTAFYVNNSAPNVHLVRYPQITHVQLLHGDSDKASSFNPVTALYDRIFVAGQAAIDRYENNGVEIPQEKFTIVGRPQVETVEQQGPENIPVRTVLYAPTWEGHYADTNYGSLPVGPHIVRALLERGMTVVFRPHPFSYRNPEAAQNINAIKQMLREDAESGSREHLWGHAAEKELDAFGCFNAADAMISDVSSVVPDFLYSGKPYGLVTMSYTVAEFERMFPLARSAYVIPKDLSNLDEMLDQLLVTDPKAEARKQTRVDYLGPFPAENYADAFVGAARNVVLHDRKPVAAQNARTEGADEGVADSRMGGGGESAEDATRALDGPEDPGADSADEDD from the coding sequence ATGACCCAGACCGAATCCAAGAATCCTTCCGCCGAACGCCACCGCATGGTGATGCCCTGGCAGCGCATGGCAGGGCTGCGCAGGCGCCTCACCCAGACCACCGTCGCGATCGTCCCACTGGCGCTGCTCGCGATGGGAGTTCATCCCGCGATCGCCGTGATCCCCGCGATCTACCCCTTCTTCATCCTCATCCGCCGCGGGTACCGCCGGCTGCGCAGACACGTGGGCCGCACCGCCCTGGCCGGGGAGCACGGCATCCGCCTGCTGCTGGGCCTGCTGCCGCTCGGGATCTGCTGGGCACAGGGCACGACGGGGCCTCTCGGCTGGGTGACAACGTTCCTGTTCGCCCTGGTTCCGCTGTCCGAGCCCGTCGTCACCCGCGTGGCACCGGGTCGCAAGCTCCGTGTGGCGAACCTGCCTGGCATCCCCGACCACCGTGGACCGGCGTTCCCCGTGAACCTCGTGCTTGTAGTGGACCTCGCGCTCACCGCGCTCGCTTCGCTCCTGCTCCTCGTGCACGTTCCTGCGGGAGCGCTGGTGCCGCTGCCCCTGATCGCCCTCGCCATCGCGGGGTACCACGCGCTGGACTCCTTCCGGCGCGTGCGGGATTCCGTGAACGCCGACAACAACCTCTACGGCGCCGTCGAGGCCCTCGCCCCGAAGTTCGTCCTCTACTACGGCGTTCCCGCCGGATCCGCCTACCAGGTGGGGATGTGGATCGAGTACCTCGAGCGGATCGGCGAACCCTTCATCGTGGTGCTGCGCAAGACCTCCGCGTTCCGCGAGATCACGCGCCTGACCGACGCCCCGGTGGTGGTGCGCACGAACATCTGGCAGCTGGATGACGTCATCACGCCCTCGATCACCACGGCCTTCTACGTCAACAACTCCGCGCCGAACGTCCACCTGGTGCGCTACCCGCAGATCACCCACGTGCAGCTGCTGCACGGCGACAGCGACAAGGCCTCGAGCTTCAACCCGGTCACCGCGCTGTACGACAGGATCTTCGTGGCGGGTCAGGCGGCCATCGACCGCTACGAGAACAACGGCGTGGAGATCCCGCAGGAGAAGTTCACGATCGTCGGCCGCCCACAGGTGGAGACCGTCGAGCAGCAGGGCCCGGAGAACATCCCGGTGCGCACGGTGCTGTACGCCCCCACCTGGGAGGGCCACTACGCGGACACGAACTACGGCTCGCTGCCGGTGGGGCCCCACATCGTCCGCGCTCTCCTGGAGCGCGGGATGACTGTGGTCTTCCGACCGCACCCCTTCAGCTATCGCAACCCCGAGGCCGCCCAGAACATCAACGCGATCAAGCAGATGCTGCGCGAGGACGCCGAATCCGGCAGCCGCGAGCACCTGTGGGGACACGCTGCGGAGAAGGAGCTGGATGCTTTCGGCTGCTTCAACGCCGCCGACGCGATGATCTCCGACGTCTCCTCCGTGGTCCCGGACTTCCTGTACTCCGGCAAGCCTTACGGCCTGGTGACGATGTCGTACACGGTCGCGGAGTTCGAGCGGATGTTCCCGCTCGCACGCTCGGCCTACGTGATCCCGAAGGACCTCTCGAACCTCGACGAGATGCTCGACCAGCTGCTGGTCACCGACCCCAAGGCCGAGGCTCGCAAACAGACCCGCGTGGACTATCTGGGCCCGTTCCCGGCCGAGAACTACGCCGATGCCTTCGTGGGCGCCGCGCGCAACGTCGTGCTGCACGATCGCAAGCCGGTGGCCGCGCAGAATGCGCGGACCGAGGGAGCGGACGAGGGAGTCGCGGATTCCCGCATGGGCGGCGGCGGTGAGTCCGCCGAGGACGCTACCCGGGCACTGGACGGCCCGGAAGATCCCGGCGCGGACAGCGCCGACGAGGACGATTGA
- a CDS encoding CDP-glycerol glycerophosphotransferase family protein: MAARGNSLKRRLRSSGGKLLRRFRLLPGGVPDGLGDDDRLGETVLEGDVILYFPDTLESLYQLDDWFGPLRELHRQRGVTIVCMDSRVAAALRERVEMTVITVARDATLDALILRSDTKLILYVNYNPLNTAPLRSRSALHVSLLHGDSDKGVSVSNQIKAYDFSFVAGQAAIDRLERYSTLFDARTRCIPVGRPSLDTDRVPASSRPEGAPRTVLYAPTWEGGQASVAYSSLLTQSEMIVRSLVAAGLQVIYRPHPLTGVRVPAFGEADAQLRELLAERGQEVAERHGIQRDFARADLMICDVSAVATDWLATGKPLLVTEPARAEGGPREAATRLLQTAPRLTEEQAPRAGELALEQITEDPQREQRRELTEYYLGDTTPGASLHRFLDACTDLTVLRDQLWASIQEEGTAS, translated from the coding sequence ATGGCCGCACGCGGCAACTCCCTCAAGCGGCGCCTGCGCAGCTCCGGCGGCAAGCTCCTGCGCCGCTTCCGCCTGCTTCCCGGCGGCGTCCCCGACGGCCTGGGCGATGACGACCGCCTGGGCGAGACCGTCCTCGAGGGCGACGTCATCCTCTACTTCCCGGACACCCTGGAGAGTCTCTACCAGCTCGACGACTGGTTCGGGCCGCTGCGCGAGCTGCACCGCCAGCGGGGCGTGACCATCGTGTGCATGGACTCGCGGGTCGCCGCGGCGCTGCGCGAGAGGGTGGAGATGACGGTCATCACCGTCGCCCGCGACGCGACGCTGGACGCGCTGATCCTGCGCAGCGACACCAAGCTGATCCTCTACGTGAACTACAACCCGCTGAACACGGCGCCGCTGCGCAGCCGCTCGGCGCTGCACGTCTCGCTGCTGCACGGCGACTCCGACAAGGGCGTGTCCGTCTCCAACCAGATCAAGGCCTACGACTTCTCCTTCGTCGCCGGGCAGGCGGCGATCGACCGCCTCGAGCGCTACTCGACCCTGTTCGACGCGCGCACCCGCTGCATCCCCGTCGGGCGACCCAGCCTGGACACGGACCGCGTGCCCGCCTCGTCGCGCCCCGAGGGTGCTCCCCGCACCGTGCTCTACGCGCCGACGTGGGAGGGCGGGCAGGCGAGCGTCGCCTACTCCTCGCTGCTCACCCAGTCGGAGATGATCGTGCGCTCCCTGGTCGCCGCCGGCCTGCAGGTCATCTACCGGCCGCACCCGCTGACCGGCGTGCGCGTGCCCGCCTTCGGTGAGGCCGACGCGCAGCTGCGCGAGCTGCTCGCCGAGCGCGGGCAGGAGGTGGCCGAGCGCCACGGCATCCAGCGGGACTTCGCCCGCGCGGACCTCATGATCTGCGACGTCTCCGCCGTCGCGACGGACTGGCTGGCCACCGGCAAGCCTCTCCTCGTCACCGAGCCCGCACGCGCCGAGGGCGGACCCCGCGAGGCCGCCACGCGCCTCCTGCAGACGGCCCCGCGCCTCACCGAGGAGCAGGCCCCGCGCGCGGGCGAACTCGCCCTCGAGCAGATCACCGAGGACCCCCAGCGCGAGCAGCGCCGCGAGCTCACCGAGTACTACCTGGGCGACACGACCCCGGGGGCTTCGCTGCATCGCTTCCTGGACGCCTGCACCGACCTCACTGTGCTGCGAGATCAGCTGTGGGCGTCGATCCAGGAGGAGGGCACCGCATCGTGA
- a CDS encoding glycosyltransferase, with protein MHVGTTLQRTPSAAAPLWEQAFAAWAWRHAVGPRPVHVEVGTPGSDGADAPAVAPDSTRRPRLLGADAGTVIDLGEIGAEGRTVDLADPSTPAWLWVEEAADGSGATWSGVRWWVDEQVELPRVSAIVPTFRREDDATAQAHAFAAMPFVARVLVIDQGGTLAGHAPFTRLLDAQEGMSADLPDSLATARIELLEQPNLGGSGGYARGMLASLDDPSQAVFLSDDDALISEESLRRLLTFQALAEAPTILGTGLLDADSPAGAPTLLTEAEHVERRTFFWRSADGMHGPLDLAGTTPADWDALLPRTAADYTGWWGTLLPPGAVGTLGLPAPFFLKWDDAEYGLRASASGYSTMVLPGASVTHPSWDAYRTQMSWSARILHRNRLATAAAHRAGRGVLADSLAHQLKHVLSGLHLTARLWDEGARAALAGPEAWLGRDLGTARADGQAVVDAWRERQRPRTESLEPTRTTPFSLSAGALRALARALSPVRAPRSVLEIPASEVSWRTVLGADAVIITSARGERIDAFAIEGHDDRSLLLRVLRTHVRLALRWGRLRRRYARALPRWTTAGAWREILERAEQPGTEVPRSEEHAAEQQDSERQSTEHESTEERTDESADASPEGGR; from the coding sequence GTGCACGTCGGGACGACGCTCCAGCGCACGCCGAGCGCGGCCGCTCCCCTGTGGGAGCAGGCCTTCGCCGCATGGGCATGGCGCCATGCCGTCGGGCCGCGTCCGGTGCATGTCGAGGTCGGGACGCCCGGGTCCGACGGGGCGGACGCCCCCGCCGTCGCCCCTGACTCCACCCGCCGCCCTCGTCTCCTGGGGGCCGACGCGGGCACCGTGATCGACCTGGGCGAGATCGGGGCCGAGGGCCGCACCGTGGATCTCGCAGATCCCTCCACCCCCGCCTGGCTGTGGGTCGAGGAGGCGGCCGACGGGTCCGGCGCGACCTGGTCCGGCGTGCGCTGGTGGGTCGATGAGCAGGTCGAGCTGCCGCGCGTGAGCGCCATCGTCCCCACCTTCCGCCGCGAGGACGATGCGACCGCGCAGGCCCACGCCTTCGCCGCCATGCCCTTCGTCGCCCGCGTGCTGGTCATCGATCAGGGCGGCACCCTCGCGGGCCACGCGCCCTTCACCCGGCTCCTCGACGCGCAGGAGGGAATGTCGGCCGACCTCCCCGACTCCCTCGCCACCGCGCGCATCGAACTCCTCGAGCAGCCGAACCTGGGCGGCTCGGGCGGATACGCGCGCGGCATGCTCGCCTCCCTCGACGACCCTTCGCAGGCCGTGTTCCTCTCCGACGACGACGCCCTGATCTCCGAGGAGTCCCTGCGCCGCCTGCTGACCTTCCAGGCCCTCGCCGAGGCGCCGACGATCCTGGGCACCGGCCTGCTGGACGCCGACTCCCCCGCCGGCGCCCCCACCCTGCTCACCGAGGCCGAGCACGTGGAGCGCCGAACCTTCTTCTGGCGCTCGGCCGACGGCATGCACGGGCCGCTCGACCTCGCCGGCACCACGCCCGCCGACTGGGACGCCCTGCTGCCGCGCACCGCCGCCGACTACACGGGCTGGTGGGGCACACTGCTCCCTCCCGGCGCCGTCGGCACGCTGGGGCTCCCCGCGCCCTTCTTCCTGAAGTGGGACGACGCCGAGTACGGGCTGCGCGCGAGCGCGAGCGGCTATTCGACGATGGTGCTGCCGGGCGCCTCGGTCACGCACCCCTCCTGGGACGCGTACCGCACGCAGATGAGCTGGAGCGCGCGGATCCTGCACCGCAACCGTCTGGCGACCGCCGCCGCGCATCGCGCCGGCCGCGGGGTGCTCGCCGATTCCCTCGCCCACCAGCTCAAGCACGTGCTGTCCGGCCTGCACCTCACCGCGCGCCTGTGGGACGAGGGCGCACGAGCGGCGCTCGCGGGGCCCGAGGCATGGCTCGGCCGGGATCTGGGCACCGCGAGGGCCGACGGCCAGGCTGTGGTCGACGCCTGGCGCGAGCGCCAGCGCCCCCGCACCGAGAGCCTCGAGCCGACGCGCACCACCCCGTTCTCCCTGTCCGCCGGGGCCCTGCGGGCGCTCGCGCGCGCTCTCTCCCCCGTCCGCGCTCCGCGCAGCGTGCTCGAGATCCCCGCGAGCGAGGTGTCCTGGCGCACCGTGCTCGGGGCCGACGCCGTGATCATCACCTCCGCACGGGGCGAGAGGATCGACGCCTTCGCGATCGAGGGGCACGATGATCGGTCCCTGCTCCTGCGGGTGCTGCGCACGCACGTGCGCCTGGCCCTGCGCTGGGGTCGGCTGCGCCGCCGGTACGCGCGCGCCCTGCCGCGCTGGACCACGGCGGGCGCCTGGCGGGAGATCCTGGAGCGGGCGGAGCAGCCGGGTACCGAGGTGCCGCGCTCCGAGGAGCACGCCGCCGAGCAGCAGGACAGTGAGCGCCAGAGCACCGAGCATGAGAGCACCGAGGAGCGCACGGACGAGAGCGCTGACGCGAGCCCGGAAGGAGGCCGCTGA
- a CDS encoding MGMT family protein, which translates to MDDLTVERVLRTVESIPRGRVASYGQVGDVCGVGPRLVGRIMSQWGSGVTWWRVTSADGDLPAPLLARALDAWDEEGIALKPNGRGCRIARYRADHEQLVADARRAWADLPEE; encoded by the coding sequence ATGGACGATCTCACCGTCGAGCGGGTGCTGCGCACCGTCGAGTCCATCCCCCGGGGCCGCGTCGCGAGCTACGGCCAGGTGGGCGACGTGTGCGGGGTGGGGCCGCGCCTGGTGGGTCGGATCATGAGCCAGTGGGGCTCGGGGGTGACCTGGTGGCGGGTGACATCGGCCGACGGGGACCTGCCCGCGCCGCTCCTCGCGCGCGCACTCGACGCGTGGGACGAGGAGGGGATCGCGCTCAAGCCCAACGGGCGCGGCTGCCGGATCGCGCGGTACCGGGCCGATCACGAGCAGCTCGTCGCGGATGCCCGACGGGCCTGGGCGGACCTGCCGGAGGAGTGA